The following proteins come from a genomic window of Lycium ferocissimum isolate CSIRO_LF1 chromosome 4, AGI_CSIRO_Lferr_CH_V1, whole genome shotgun sequence:
- the LOC132053262 gene encoding probable aminotransferase TAT2 → METNGVMVKSNLSDGVNNQEIETPNNITIKGILGLLMANIETATDDEDEENGCNNLKKNMKRKKKVISLGMGDPTAYSCFHSPAVAQDAVLETLTSQKFNGYSPTVGLPQARKAIADYLSRELPDKLCADDVYVTAGCTQAIEIALSILARPGSNILLPRPGFPIYALCAAFRHIEVRYFDLVPGKGWEVDLNAVEALADRNTIAIVVINPGNPCGNVYSYKHLQEIAETAKKLRTIVIADEVYGHLAFGAKPFVPMGVFGAIAPVLTLGSLSKRWLVPGWRLGWLVTNDPNGTFKNPKFVERIKKYCDICGGPATFIQAAVPRIIQQTEDVFFRKTVNLLKRTADICCEKIKEIPCISCPHKPEGSMAVMVKLNVSLLTDISDDIDFCFKLAKEESVILLPGLAVGLKNWIRITFAADPSSLEEALGRLKSFCQRHSYQKNVHC, encoded by the exons ATGGAGACCAATGGGGTGATGGTGAAGTCAAATTTGTCTGACGGAGTTAACAACCAAGAAATTGAAACCCcaaacaatatcacaatcaaagGCATTCTTGGATTGTTAATGGCAAATATTGAAACAGCaactgatgatgaagatgaagaaaatggtTGCAACAATCtgaagaagaatatgaagaggaagaagaaagtgaTATCATTGGGAATGGGTGACCCTACAGCATATTCTTGTTTTCATTCACCTGCTGTTGCACAGGATGCTGTTCTTGAAACTCTTACTTCTCAAAAATTCAATGGTTATTCTCCAACTGTTGGCCTTCCTCAAGCAAGAAA GGCGATCGCAGATTATTTATCCCGTGAACTTCCAGACAAGTTATGTGCAGATGATGTTTATGTCACAGCTGGTTGCACCCAAGCCATtgaaatagccttgtccatttTGGCTCGCCCTGGTTCTAACATATTGCTGCCAAGGCCTGGTTTCCCAATTTATGCACTTTGTGCTGCCTTTAGACACATCGAAGTTCGATACTTTGATCTTGTTCCAGGCAAGGGCTGGGAGGTTGATCTCAATGCTGTTGAAGCTCTAGCAGATCGTAACACGATTGCAATAGTTGTTATAAATCCTGGCAATCCTTGTGGAAATGTTTATAGTTACAAGCATCTTCAAGAG ATTGCAGAAACTGCAAAGAAGCTTAGGACCATAGTGATCGCAGATGAAGTATATGGGCATCTTGCTTTTGGTGCTAAACCATTTGTGCCTATGGGAGTTTTTGGAGCCATTGCTCCCGTGCTTACTCTCGGTTCTTTGTCTAAACGATGGTTAGTCCCTGGCTGGCGCCTCGGTTGGCTTGTCACAAATGATCCCAATGGCACCTTCAAAAACCCAAAG TTTGTTGAGCGCATTAAGAAGTATTGTGACATTTGCGGAGGTCCAGCTACCTTTATACAG GCGGCTGTCCCTCGCATTATTCAGCAAACCGAAGATGTCTTCTTCAGGAAGACCGTTAACTTGTTGAAGCGGACTGCAGACATTTGTTGCGAAAAGATAAAGGAGATTCCTTGTATTAGCTGCCCACATAAACCGGAAGGCTCAATGGCTGTAATG GTGAAGCTGAATGTATCACTTTTGACAGACATTAGTGACGATATTGACTTCTGTTTCAAACTGGCGAAAGAGGAATCTGTTATACTCCTTCCAG GACTTGCTGTGGGTCTAAAGAATTGGATTAGAATAACCTTTGCAGCGGATCCGTCTTCTCTTGAAGAAGCACTAGGAAGGCTCAAGTCGTTCTGTCAAAGGCATTCATATCAAAAAAATGTTCATTGTTGA